The proteins below are encoded in one region of Podarcis raffonei isolate rPodRaf1 chromosome 6, rPodRaf1.pri, whole genome shotgun sequence:
- the F3 gene encoding tissue factor: MAGAANSSRALLLLLCALLYLARLSSGNSEVMKAVNITWSSINFKTILQWEPKPVNYFYTVEIDGDRLVRKKICIHTSATECDVTNALKDVKDVYVARIYSEVPNRDPDDFDIPPYEVSSEFIPYAQTEIGVPTIKSFEQKEKTLKVEIADPLTPYRFEGNGSFRSIRDIFKDDLEYTLYYWKDQSTGKKQENTKSNLFEIRIDKEKNYCFYVQATVPSRSTDRSSQKSSVKCTGVRRDELDGLELEVILIIAAVAVGIIALIIILSVVAYKCTRSKPAATKKESVPLNA; encoded by the exons ATGGCGGGCGCCGCCAATAGCAGCCGggcgctgctgcttctcctctgcgCGCTGCTCTACCTGGCGCGCCTCAGCTCAG GCAACTCTGAAGTAATGAAAGCAGTCAACATTACCTGGTCATCCATCAATTTTAAGACAATACTACAATGGGAGCCCAAGCCAGTCAACTATTTTTATACAGTTGAAATAGATGG GGACCGATTAGTTCGGAAGAAAATATGCATTCACACTTCAGCAACCGAATGCGACGTTACAAATGCGCTGAAGGATGTAAAAGATGTCTATGTTGCTCGCATATATTCTGAAGTGCCAAACAGGGACCCTGATgattttgatatcccgccttatgAAGTGTCTTCAGAGTTCATACCTTATGCCCAaa CTGAGATTGGCGTGCCAACAATCAAAAGTTTTGAACAAAAAGAGAAAACTTTGAAAGTAGAGATAGCAGATCCTCTAACACCTTACAGATTTGAAGGAAATGGAAGCTTTCGAAGTATTAGGGACATATTCAAAGATGATCTAGAATACACACTGTACTATTGGAAAGATCAAAGTACAGGAAAG AAACAGGAAAACACAAAAAGCAACCTCTTTGAAATCCGTATCGACAAAGAGAAGAACTACTGCTTCTATGTTCAAGCTACTGTTCCATCACGCTCAACAGACCGTAGCAGTCAaaaaagcagtgtaaaatgtactGGTGTGAGAAGAGATGAGCTGGATG gtcTTGAATTAGAAGTAATTCTTATAATAGCAGCTGTTGCGGTTGGAATCATTgctctaattattattttatccGTGGTTGCATATAAATGCACAAGATCAAAGcctgcagcaacaaaaaaagagagCGTGCCCCTAAATGCATAA